In Acinetobacter pittii, one genomic interval encodes:
- the pheT gene encoding phenylalanine--tRNA ligase subunit beta, translating to MKISENWLRTWVNPAIDSETLSDQLTMLGLEVDELAPVAKPFTGVVVGEVLTVEQHPDADRLRVTTVNIGSGEPLQIVCGAPNVRAGMKAPVATIGAVLPGDFKIKKGKLRGVESQGMLCGASEIDLEDKIDGLLELPADAPVGVNIREYLKLDDNVIDISITPNRGDCFSIRGIAREIAVINQLQTNEPEIKSVDATIADEKKVVISTDGAPRYLGRVVKNVNVKAATPEWMEQALARSGIRTHSILVDVTNYVLMELGQPMHAFDLAKIEGTVQVRQAKPQEKLQLLNDQEVELQEDIMVIADDQKALAIAGIMGGLASSVTDDTTDIFLESAFFAPLAIAGRARRFGLHTDSSQRYERGVDFELPLIAMNRASQLIQELAGGEFGPITVAEKTDLLPKREAIDLKQAQVDQLLGYQVAGEFIADALTQLGCKVTVKAEGEWSVIPPSHRYDMAIYQDIIEEVARIDGYDNIQISLPTMDVKLAKYQDRFEIAELRQTIVSLGYQEAISFSFADAKLEKQLNPQVNPLMLANPISSDLAAMRSTLLSSLIPCVQYNLNRQQSRVRFFELGLRFDYQNAKSIEDLKQIPTLALVAVGSQQPESWHVKPQPMDFFDFKGEIEEILAAGRVKVEYVRSERAWLHPGQSAEILVDGQSIGYLGRLHPSLENELDLSTTWVAELDQTAVLQSYVSNFTELSRFPSIRRDIALLISDNINVRDIQQLIEKTGGELLDSTWLFDVYTGQGVEEGKRSLAFALLWQHPSRTLEDAEIKSGMDNIIHVLENTYQATLRAS from the coding sequence ATGAAGATTAGCGAAAATTGGCTACGTACGTGGGTTAACCCGGCAATTGATAGCGAGACATTGTCTGATCAGTTGACTATGCTTGGTCTTGAAGTGGATGAACTCGCGCCTGTTGCAAAGCCATTTACTGGTGTCGTGGTTGGTGAAGTTTTAACAGTTGAGCAGCATCCAGATGCAGATCGTTTGCGTGTAACAACAGTGAATATTGGTTCAGGTGAGCCTTTACAAATCGTATGTGGTGCACCGAATGTTCGTGCTGGCATGAAAGCTCCAGTTGCAACGATTGGTGCTGTATTACCCGGCGATTTTAAAATCAAAAAAGGTAAACTTCGCGGAGTTGAGTCACAAGGCATGCTTTGTGGGGCTTCTGAAATTGATCTTGAAGATAAAATTGATGGTTTGCTTGAGTTACCTGCCGATGCTCCGGTAGGGGTAAACATTCGTGAATATCTAAAACTTGATGATAACGTTATCGATATCAGTATTACACCAAACCGTGGTGATTGTTTCAGTATTCGTGGAATTGCACGTGAAATTGCAGTGATTAACCAACTGCAAACGAATGAGCCTGAAATCAAATCGGTTGATGCGACAATCGCTGATGAGAAAAAAGTAGTCATCAGCACAGATGGTGCTCCACGCTACTTAGGACGTGTAGTTAAAAACGTTAATGTAAAAGCTGCAACACCAGAGTGGATGGAACAGGCTTTAGCACGTTCAGGAATTCGTACTCATAGTATTTTAGTTGATGTAACCAACTACGTCCTCATGGAATTGGGGCAGCCAATGCATGCTTTCGATTTAGCTAAAATCGAAGGAACTGTACAAGTTCGTCAAGCTAAGCCGCAGGAAAAACTACAGCTTTTAAATGATCAAGAAGTTGAATTACAAGAAGATATAATGGTTATTGCTGATGACCAGAAAGCTTTAGCAATTGCCGGAATTATGGGTGGTCTAGCATCTAGTGTAACCGATGATACAACTGACATTTTCTTAGAAAGTGCTTTCTTTGCGCCACTTGCTATTGCTGGACGTGCTCGCCGTTTTGGTTTACACACAGATTCTTCGCAGCGTTATGAACGTGGTGTGGATTTTGAATTACCGTTAATTGCAATGAATCGTGCTTCTCAGCTTATTCAAGAATTGGCGGGCGGTGAGTTTGGCCCAATTACTGTAGCTGAAAAAACTGATCTACTTCCTAAACGTGAAGCAATTGACCTTAAGCAGGCTCAGGTAGACCAATTATTAGGATATCAAGTCGCGGGTGAGTTCATTGCGGATGCCTTAACTCAATTAGGCTGTAAAGTAACTGTTAAAGCTGAAGGTGAGTGGAGTGTAATCCCTCCATCACATCGCTATGATATGGCTATTTATCAAGACATAATTGAAGAAGTAGCGCGTATTGATGGTTATGACAATATCCAAATTAGTTTACCAACTATGGATGTTAAATTAGCTAAATACCAAGACCGCTTTGAAATTGCAGAGTTACGTCAAACTATCGTAAGTTTAGGTTATCAAGAAGCAATTAGCTTTAGCTTTGCCGATGCAAAACTTGAAAAGCAATTAAACCCACAAGTAAATCCATTAATGCTAGCAAATCCAATTTCAAGTGATTTGGCTGCGATGCGTAGTACTTTGCTTTCAAGTTTAATTCCTTGCGTACAATATAATCTTAACCGTCAGCAAAGCCGTGTTCGCTTCTTTGAATTAGGGCTACGTTTCGATTATCAAAATGCTAAAAGTATTGAAGATCTAAAACAGATTCCAACTTTAGCTTTGGTTGCAGTAGGTTCACAACAACCAGAATCTTGGCATGTTAAGCCGCAGCCAATGGATTTCTTCGACTTCAAAGGAGAGATTGAAGAGATTTTAGCTGCTGGTCGTGTCAAAGTTGAATATGTGCGTTCAGAGCGTGCATGGTTGCATCCAGGACAGTCTGCTGAAATTTTAGTTGATGGACAATCAATTGGTTACTTAGGCCGTCTGCATCCATCTTTAGAAAATGAGTTAGACTTGAGCACAACTTGGGTTGCTGAACTTGATCAAACTGCCGTTTTGCAATCTTATGTATCTAATTTTACAGAATTATCACGTTTTCCTTCGATCAGACGTGATATTGCTCTTTTAATCTCTGATAATATAAATGTTAGAGATATTCAGCAGTTAATCGAAAAAACTGGTGGAGAGCTTTTAGACTCTACATGGTTATTCGATGTGTATACGGGGCAGGGTGTCGAAGAAGGTAAACGCTCATTAGCGTTTGCGTTATTATGGCAACATCCTTCACGTACGCTTGAAGATGCTGAAATTAAATCTGGTATGGACAATATAATCCACGTGTTGGAAAACACTTATCAAGCGACATTGAGGGCCTCATGA
- the pheS gene encoding phenylalanine--tRNA ligase subunit alpha, whose amino-acid sequence MSLEALTTEALAAIAAAQDLVALDQVRVQFTGKKSQLAEQSKALGKMDPEERKVQGAAIHAIRETINTALTERQTALQQAALAQKLASETIDITLPGRGQRIGTIHPVTQVQERICQFFTKAGFTVATGPEVEDDYHNFEALNIPGHHPARAMHDTFYFDATHLLRTHTSGVQIRTMETSEPPIRIVCPGRVYRCDSDQTHSPMFHQIEGLYVAENTSFAELKGLLINLLNEFFEKDLKVRFRPSYFPFTEPSAEVDIMDERGRWLEVLGCGMVHPNVLRAAGIDPDKYKGFAFGLGVERFAMLRYGINDLRMFYQNDVRFLRQFA is encoded by the coding sequence ATGTCACTGGAAGCCCTGACCACAGAAGCGCTTGCTGCCATTGCAGCAGCTCAAGACCTTGTTGCACTTGATCAGGTACGTGTGCAATTTACAGGGAAAAAAAGCCAGCTTGCAGAACAATCGAAAGCATTAGGGAAAATGGACCCTGAAGAACGCAAAGTACAAGGTGCTGCGATTCATGCTATTCGAGAAACAATTAATACTGCATTAACAGAACGTCAAACGGCATTACAACAGGCAGCACTTGCACAAAAGCTAGCAAGTGAAACGATTGATATTACATTGCCGGGCCGTGGTCAACGTATTGGTACAATCCATCCTGTTACTCAGGTACAAGAGCGAATTTGTCAGTTCTTCACTAAAGCTGGCTTTACTGTTGCGACTGGTCCAGAAGTTGAAGATGACTATCACAATTTTGAAGCATTAAATATTCCTGGTCACCATCCAGCACGTGCTATGCACGATACATTCTACTTTGATGCTACTCACTTATTACGTACGCATACCTCTGGGGTGCAGATTCGTACAATGGAAACAAGTGAGCCACCGATTCGTATCGTATGTCCAGGCCGTGTTTACCGTTGTGATTCAGATCAAACGCATTCGCCAATGTTCCATCAGATTGAAGGTTTATACGTTGCTGAGAACACGAGCTTTGCTGAATTAAAAGGTTTATTGATTAACCTGCTTAATGAATTTTTTGAAAAAGATTTAAAGGTTCGTTTCCGTCCATCTTATTTCCCATTTACTGAGCCAAGTGCAGAAGTAGATATTATGGATGAACGTGGCCGTTGGTTAGAGGTTTTAGGCTGTGGCATGGTACATCCAAATGTATTACGTGCTGCGGGTATTGATCCTGATAAATACAAAGGCTTTGCTTTTGGTTTAGGGGTAGAGCGTTTTGCAATGTTGCGTTATGGCATTAATGACTTACGTATGTTCTACCAAAATGATGTGCGTTTCTTACGCCAATTTGCCTAA
- the rplT gene encoding 50S ribosomal protein L20 — protein sequence MARVKRGVVAHRRHKKILARAKGYYGARSRVYRVAFQAVIKAGQYAYRDRRQKKRQFRALWIARINAGARQNGLSYSRMIDGLKKAQVIIDRRVLADIAMHDAVAFAALAEKAKGALAA from the coding sequence ATGGCTCGTGTAAAACGTGGTGTAGTGGCTCATCGTCGTCACAAAAAAATTCTTGCTCGCGCTAAAGGTTACTATGGTGCTCGTTCACGCGTTTACCGCGTAGCGTTCCAAGCGGTAATCAAAGCTGGTCAATACGCTTACCGTGACCGCCGTCAAAAGAAACGTCAATTTCGTGCTCTATGGATTGCGCGTATCAATGCTGGTGCTCGTCAAAACGGTTTGTCTTACAGCCGTATGATCGATGGCTTGAAAAAAGCTCAAGTGATCATCGACCGTCGCGTATTAGCTGACATCGCTATGCATGATGCAGTAGCATTTGCTGCTTTGGCTGAAAAAGCTAAAGGCGCATTAGCTGCATAA
- the rpmI gene encoding 50S ribosomal protein L35, with amino-acid sequence MAKLKTRRGAAKRFKATANGFKRKQAFKRHILTKKSAKRIRQLRGCVMVHVSDMNSVRRMCPYI; translated from the coding sequence ATGGCTAAGTTAAAAACTCGCCGTGGTGCAGCTAAACGCTTCAAAGCGACTGCAAACGGTTTTAAGCGTAAACAAGCGTTCAAGCGCCACATCTTGACCAAAAAATCTGCTAAACGTATCCGTCAATTACGCGGCTGTGTAATGGTTCATGTTTCTGACATGAATTCAGTTCGTCGTATGTGCCCATACATCTAA
- the nreB gene encoding nickel resistance MFS transporter NreB, with protein MQKHDAFAALRYRDFSIVTINQFCLTLAILIQEIIVAYSLYQITKDPLTLGLIGLAEAIPFIALSLWGGYFADRFNKQIIMKICLFFSVPLPLILWLLFHLHGLGHISVNFLSWGIYAVIFGLGTIRGFYNPSATSLKPFLIPRELYANGATWTTIGWQSGVIIGPMLGGFMLAYLGRETSLFSVAALLGICFILINLLHKRSFPKIETANVLESLGDGFRFIWKTKIVLWAISLDLASVLFGGVIALLPIFAEDILKVGPEGLGYLRAAPSIGALVTMIALTRFPPTQHAWRNMLLAVAGFGVFTILFAFSKNMWLSLFALAMTGACDSISVVVRQTILQIFPPENMRGRVAAVNGMFVSSSNELGAFESGLAAKYLGTITATIFGGCMTLVVVTFCWLKTNDLFKVDITKSSED; from the coding sequence ATGCAGAAACATGATGCATTTGCCGCCTTACGCTATAGAGATTTCTCAATTGTTACCATTAATCAATTTTGCTTAACATTAGCAATTCTGATTCAAGAAATTATTGTTGCCTATTCACTATATCAAATCACCAAAGACCCACTGACTCTAGGTTTAATCGGACTTGCAGAAGCCATTCCTTTTATTGCCCTTTCCCTTTGGGGTGGCTATTTTGCAGATAGGTTTAATAAACAGATTATTATGAAAATCTGTTTATTTTTCTCGGTTCCTCTTCCTTTAATTTTATGGTTACTTTTCCATTTACATGGCTTAGGACATATCAGCGTAAATTTTCTTTCTTGGGGGATTTATGCAGTCATTTTTGGTTTGGGTACAATTCGTGGTTTTTATAATCCTTCTGCAACGTCTTTAAAGCCATTTTTAATTCCCCGTGAGCTGTATGCAAATGGTGCAACATGGACGACAATTGGTTGGCAAAGTGGTGTAATTATTGGGCCTATGCTTGGTGGTTTTATGCTGGCCTATTTAGGCCGAGAAACAAGCCTATTTAGTGTTGCTGCGTTACTGGGCATTTGTTTTATATTAATTAATTTACTGCATAAGCGTAGTTTTCCTAAAATTGAAACTGCAAATGTTTTAGAGAGTTTAGGGGATGGTTTCCGCTTTATCTGGAAAACTAAAATTGTTCTTTGGGCGATTTCTCTTGATTTAGCTTCTGTTTTATTTGGTGGGGTCATCGCATTACTGCCAATTTTCGCAGAAGATATCTTAAAAGTTGGTCCAGAAGGACTTGGATATTTACGTGCTGCACCCTCTATTGGCGCTCTCGTCACTATGATTGCTTTGACTCGCTTCCCACCAACTCAGCATGCATGGCGTAACATGTTACTTGCCGTAGCTGGTTTTGGAGTATTCACTATTTTATTCGCTTTCTCGAAAAATATGTGGTTGTCTCTATTTGCACTGGCAATGACGGGCGCTTGTGACAGTATTTCAGTTGTGGTTAGACAAACTATTTTGCAAATTTTCCCGCCAGAAAATATGCGTGGTCGCGTTGCTGCTGTAAACGGGATGTTCGTCTCATCAAGTAATGAGCTTGGTGCATTTGAGTCAGGTTTGGCAGCAAAATATTTGGGAACGATTACAGCAACTATTTTTGGTGGTTGCATGACTTTAGTCGTCGTTACTTTCTGTTGGCTAAAAACCAATGATTTATTTAAAGTCGATATTACAAAAAGCTCAGAAGACTAA
- a CDS encoding YqaA family protein: MLSYFLLFLSAFGAATLLPLQSEAVLATLLLKDQHAAVLLISVATLGNVLGSCVNWWLGLKIEQFKHRKWFPVSEKRLEQAQRFYHKYGFYSLLLSWTPVIGDPITLVAGLLKENFWRFLIIVLIAKAGRYIFIYWVITDFI, from the coding sequence GTGCTAAGTTACTTTTTGCTGTTCTTGAGCGCTTTTGGCGCAGCGACATTGTTGCCTTTGCAGTCCGAAGCGGTCTTGGCAACCTTGTTGCTAAAAGATCAACATGCGGCTGTGCTATTAATAAGTGTTGCTACTCTAGGTAATGTGTTAGGTTCTTGCGTAAATTGGTGGCTAGGCCTAAAAATAGAGCAATTTAAACATCGTAAGTGGTTTCCGGTTTCTGAAAAGCGTTTAGAACAAGCTCAACGTTTTTATCATAAGTATGGTTTTTATTCTCTGCTTTTAAGTTGGACACCTGTGATTGGAGACCCAATTACTTTAGTTGCGGGTTTACTCAAAGAAAATTTTTGGCGTTTTTTAATTATCGTTTTGATTGCTAAAGCGGGGCGCTATATCTTTATTTATTGGGTAATTACGGATTTTATTTAA
- the yfcG gene encoding glutathione S-transferase N-terminal domain-containing protein — MIDLYYWGTPNGHKITIALEEMGLDYTLYPINILENDQFQPDFLRISPNNKIPAIVDQDGPRGEPISIFESGAILQYLGRKTGLFYPTDEQERVEVEQWLMWQMGGLGPMLGQNHHFNRFAPAKIPYAIERYVNETKRLYGVLNKQLIGQKFVAGEYSIADMAILPWILRYEWQGIQLEDYPYVQEYVVRLTARPAVQKALSIKVA; from the coding sequence ATGATTGATCTATATTATTGGGGAACTCCCAATGGACATAAAATCACAATTGCCTTAGAAGAAATGGGGCTGGATTACACTCTTTACCCAATCAATATTTTAGAAAATGATCAATTTCAACCAGATTTTCTGAGAATTTCTCCCAATAATAAAATTCCTGCGATTGTTGACCAAGATGGACCTCGTGGTGAGCCAATTTCAATATTTGAATCAGGCGCTATCTTGCAATATTTAGGTCGGAAAACCGGATTATTTTATCCAACTGATGAGCAAGAGCGAGTTGAAGTTGAACAATGGCTCATGTGGCAAATGGGTGGACTAGGACCTATGCTTGGGCAGAATCATCATTTCAATCGTTTTGCCCCAGCAAAAATCCCATACGCGATCGAACGTTATGTAAATGAGACTAAACGTTTATATGGCGTATTAAACAAACAGCTTATTGGTCAGAAGTTTGTTGCTGGTGAATACTCGATTGCTGACATGGCAATTTTACCTTGGATCTTGCGCTATGAATGGCAGGGTATTCAATTAGAAGATTATCCTTATGTACAAGAATATGTTGTACGTTTAACGGCACGTCCTGCGGTACAAAAAGCATTGTCTATTAAAGTAGCCTGA
- the infC gene encoding translation initiation factor IF-3, with protein MKQPDRNQQQGAKSNRPAINDEIRAKEVRLVGADGEQKGIVSLNEALRAAEEADLDLVEIVANAEPPVCKIMDYNKHLFDLKQKQKDAKKKQHQVQVKEIKLRPATDVGDYQVKLRAILKFLEEGNKVKITLRFRGREMAHQQLGLAQLQKIEADVAEFGVVEQAPKMEGRQMGMLLGPKKKK; from the coding sequence ATTAAACAGCCTGACCGTAACCAACAACAAGGTGCAAAAAGCAACCGTCCAGCAATTAACGACGAGATCCGTGCAAAAGAAGTACGCCTCGTTGGTGCTGACGGTGAGCAAAAAGGAATTGTTTCATTAAATGAAGCACTGCGCGCTGCTGAAGAGGCAGATCTTGACCTAGTTGAGATCGTTGCAAACGCCGAGCCGCCTGTTTGTAAAATTATGGATTACAACAAGCACTTGTTTGACCTTAAGCAGAAGCAAAAAGATGCGAAGAAAAAACAGCATCAAGTGCAAGTGAAGGAAATCAAACTGCGCCCTGCAACTGATGTTGGTGATTATCAAGTTAAGCTTCGTGCTATTTTGAAATTCCTTGAAGAAGGAAACAAAGTGAAAATCACTTTACGTTTCCGTGGTCGTGAAATGGCTCACCAACAACTTGGCTTAGCTCAATTACAAAAGATTGAAGCTGATGTTGCTGAGTTTGGGGTTGTGGAACAAGCACCTAAAATGGAAGGCCGTCAAATGGGTATGTTACTTGGACCGAAAAAGAAAAAGTAA
- the thrS gene encoding threonine--tRNA ligase, with translation MPIITLPNGDQKSFDHAVSVMEVAQSIGPGLAKNTVAGRVNDRLVDACDLITEDSTLQIITPKDEEGLEIIRHSCAHLVGHAVKQLFPEAKMVIGPVIEEGFYYDIWMPRPFTLDDMAAIEERMKKLIDQDYDVVKKMTPRDEVIAEFTARGEEYKLRLIADMPEETQMGLYYHQDYLDMCRGPHVPNTKFLKSFKLTKISGAYWRGDAKNEQLQRIYGTAWADKKQLAAYIKRIEEAEKRDHRKIGKALDLFHMQEEAPGMVFWHPNGWTIYQVLEQYMRKVQQDNGYLEIKTPQIVDFTLWEKSGHAANYADNMFTTHSENRNYAVKPMNCPCHVQVFNQGLKSYRDLPIRLAEFGSCHRNEPSGSLHGIMRVRGFTQDDAHIFCTKEQIGQEVADFIKLTLDVYKDFGFEEVQMKLSTRPEKRVGDDALWDMAEKSLADALDAAGLEWELQPGEGAFYGPKIEFSLKDCLGRVWQCGTIQCDFNLPERLDASYVTEDNDRDQPVMLHRAILGSFERFIGILIEHYAGFMPPWLSPLQACVMNITDSQAEACENVVAKLKENGLRAISDLRNEKIGFKIRERTLERIPYLLVLGDREVEEGTVNVRTRSGKNLGTMSVDAFIDLVKSAVAERGRYIVE, from the coding sequence ATGCCAATTATCACATTGCCAAATGGCGATCAAAAGAGTTTTGATCACGCTGTATCTGTTATGGAAGTTGCCCAAAGTATCGGGCCTGGTCTAGCAAAAAATACTGTTGCTGGCCGTGTAAATGATCGCTTAGTTGATGCATGTGACTTAATTACCGAAGATTCGACCTTACAAATTATCACTCCAAAAGATGAGGAAGGTCTTGAAATTATTCGCCATTCTTGTGCACACCTTGTAGGGCATGCTGTGAAACAGCTTTTCCCTGAAGCCAAGATGGTGATTGGTCCAGTCATTGAAGAAGGTTTTTACTACGACATCTGGATGCCACGTCCTTTTACATTAGACGATATGGCAGCTATCGAAGAGCGCATGAAAAAGCTCATCGATCAAGATTACGATGTCGTTAAAAAAATGACACCACGTGATGAAGTTATTGCTGAATTTACTGCGCGTGGCGAAGAATACAAATTACGCTTGATTGCAGACATGCCTGAAGAAACACAAATGGGCTTGTACTACCATCAAGATTATTTGGATATGTGTCGTGGTCCACACGTACCGAATACCAAATTCTTAAAATCATTCAAGCTCACTAAAATCTCTGGTGCATACTGGCGTGGTGATGCGAAGAACGAACAGCTTCAACGTATTTATGGTACAGCTTGGGCAGACAAGAAACAGCTCGCTGCCTACATCAAGCGTATCGAAGAAGCTGAAAAGCGTGACCATCGTAAAATTGGTAAAGCTTTAGACTTGTTCCATATGCAAGAAGAAGCACCGGGTATGGTGTTCTGGCATCCAAATGGCTGGACTATTTACCAAGTACTTGAACAATACATGCGTAAAGTTCAGCAAGACAATGGTTACCTTGAGATTAAGACACCACAAATCGTAGACTTTACATTGTGGGAAAAATCAGGTCATGCGGCGAACTACGCAGACAACATGTTTACGACTCATTCTGAAAATCGTAACTATGCGGTTAAGCCAATGAACTGCCCATGTCACGTGCAAGTTTTTAATCAAGGTTTGAAGTCTTACCGTGATTTACCAATTCGTTTGGCTGAGTTCGGTTCTTGTCATCGTAACGAACCATCAGGTTCTTTACACGGTATTATGCGTGTACGTGGCTTTACACAAGATGACGCCCATATCTTCTGTACTAAAGAACAGATCGGTCAGGAAGTTGCAGACTTTATTAAACTGACTTTAGATGTTTATAAAGATTTTGGCTTTGAAGAAGTGCAAATGAAACTTTCTACACGTCCAGAAAAACGTGTGGGTGATGATGCACTTTGGGATATGGCTGAAAAATCTTTAGCAGATGCTTTAGATGCAGCGGGTCTAGAATGGGAATTACAACCAGGCGAAGGCGCGTTCTACGGTCCGAAAATTGAATTCTCATTGAAAGACTGTCTCGGACGTGTATGGCAATGTGGTACTATTCAGTGTGACTTCAACTTACCAGAACGTTTAGATGCGTCTTATGTGACTGAAGACAATGATCGTGATCAGCCTGTAATGTTGCATCGTGCAATTCTTGGCAGTTTTGAGCGTTTTATTGGTATACTAATTGAACACTACGCTGGTTTCATGCCACCTTGGTTGTCGCCGTTACAAGCATGTGTCATGAATATTACGGATTCTCAAGCTGAAGCTTGTGAGAACGTCGTAGCAAAACTCAAAGAAAATGGCCTTCGTGCTATTTCTGACTTGAGAAATGAAAAAATCGGATTTAAGATTCGTGAGCGTACTCTAGAGCGTATTCCTTACCTGTTAGTTCTTGGTGACCGAGAGGTTGAAGAAGGTACAGTGAATGTGCGTACCCGCTCAGGAAAAAATTTAGGTACTATGTCAGTAGATGCATTCATTGACTTAGTGAAGTCTGCCGTCGCCGAACGTGGCCGGTATATTGTGGAGTAA
- the alkK gene encoding acyl-CoA synthetase has product MVSAYDELPRTPANFVALSPLRYLERAAYIYPDQASIIHGKRQISWKETYQRCCQFASQLKQLGIEKNDTVSVLLPNIPAMIEAHFAVPMAGAVLNTLNTRLDAKTIAFMLEHAESKVLLVDPEFVNLAREALSLIPNQHIIVIDVADTEYEGENQFLGSFEYEEWIAQGDINFSWHLPEDEWDAISLNYTSGTTGNPKGVVYHHRGAYLNAASNILACGMKPRAVYLWTLPLFHCNGWCFVWSIAASGGTNICLRKVDPELVMQLIAAHKVDYFCGAPIVLSMILNLPKEKQTSFDHHVEVMVAGAAPPVAIIEGMRNMGINVNHVYGLTETYGPSALCASQSGWNELSIAEQAQLHSRQGVPYPLQDSMRVLDPETMQPVPNDGQTMGEIMFRGNIVMKGYLKNPQATQEAFAGGWFHTGDLAVCHPDGYAKITDRSKDIIISGGENISSLEVEDVLYKHPAVLTAAVVAKPDARWQEVPCAFIELKMGATATPEEIIAHCQKELARFKVPKDVVITEIPKTSTGKLQKFILREWAKERAENI; this is encoded by the coding sequence ATGGTTAGTGCTTATGATGAGTTACCGCGTACACCGGCAAACTTTGTTGCGTTATCACCTCTACGCTACTTAGAGCGTGCAGCTTATATTTATCCAGATCAAGCTTCGATTATTCATGGTAAGCGCCAAATTTCATGGAAAGAAACCTACCAACGTTGTTGCCAATTTGCATCTCAGCTCAAGCAATTGGGAATTGAAAAAAATGATACTGTATCTGTCTTATTGCCAAATATTCCAGCCATGATTGAAGCGCATTTTGCAGTTCCTATGGCTGGTGCGGTACTCAACACCCTCAATACACGTTTAGATGCAAAAACAATCGCTTTCATGTTGGAACATGCAGAAAGTAAAGTACTGTTGGTTGACCCTGAATTTGTAAATTTGGCAAGAGAAGCCCTCTCACTGATTCCTAACCAACACATTATTGTGATTGATGTAGCTGATACAGAATACGAAGGTGAAAACCAGTTTTTAGGTTCTTTTGAATATGAAGAATGGATCGCTCAAGGCGACATTAACTTCTCTTGGCATTTACCAGAAGATGAATGGGATGCGATTAGCTTAAATTACACCTCAGGAACTACAGGCAATCCTAAAGGTGTGGTCTATCATCATCGTGGGGCTTATCTTAATGCTGCAAGTAATATTCTCGCTTGCGGAATGAAACCGCGTGCTGTGTACTTATGGACACTGCCGCTCTTTCATTGTAATGGCTGGTGTTTTGTATGGAGCATAGCAGCAAGTGGTGGAACTAATATTTGTTTACGCAAAGTCGATCCAGAATTAGTCATGCAATTGATTGCCGCACATAAAGTTGATTATTTCTGTGGTGCACCTATTGTTCTTTCAATGATTCTTAATTTACCTAAAGAAAAACAAACCAGCTTTGATCATCATGTTGAAGTTATGGTGGCTGGAGCAGCTCCTCCTGTTGCCATTATTGAAGGCATGCGTAACATGGGGATTAACGTAAACCACGTATATGGCCTAACAGAAACTTATGGGCCTTCTGCTTTATGTGCTTCGCAATCTGGATGGAATGAGCTATCAATTGCTGAACAAGCCCAGCTTCATTCGCGCCAAGGTGTACCCTACCCATTACAAGATAGTATGCGTGTGTTAGATCCCGAAACAATGCAGCCTGTCCCGAATGATGGACAAACCATGGGAGAAATTATGTTCCGTGGCAATATTGTCATGAAAGGTTATTTAAAGAATCCTCAAGCAACTCAAGAAGCATTTGCAGGTGGATGGTTCCATACCGGCGACTTAGCTGTTTGTCATCCAGATGGTTATGCAAAAATTACTGATCGTTCAAAAGACATCATTATTTCTGGTGGAGAAAATATTTCATCTTTAGAAGTAGAAGATGTTTTATATAAACATCCTGCTGTTTTAACCGCTGCAGTTGTTGCTAAACCCGATGCGCGTTGGCAAGAAGTACCCTGTGCGTTTATTGAGTTAAAGATGGGTGCTACGGCAACACCTGAAGAAATTATTGCACATTGCCAAAAAGAGTTAGCGCGCTTTAAAGTACCTAAAGATGTGGTTATTACTGAAATTCCAAAAACATCGACAGGTAAATTACAGAAATTCATTTTGCGCGAATGGGCAAAAGAACGAGCTGAAAATATATAA